TACGCTTGCCCGCCGGGGGCTGATGTTCATCCTTTCCTCGCCCAGCGGGGCGGGGAAGACCACCATTTCGCGCATGCTGCTCGGCAGCGACGACGAGATCAAGCTCTCGGTCAGCGTCACCACGCGCCCGCCGCGCGCGGGCGAAGTGGATGGGGTGCATTACTATTTCGTCGACGATGCCGAATTCGATCGCATGGTCGAGGAAGACGATTTCTACGAATGGGCGCATGTCTTCGGTCATCGCTATGGCACGCCCAAGGGCCGCATTCGCAATGCGTTGAAGGAAGGGCAGGACTTCCTGTTCGACATCGACTGGCAGGGCACGCAGCAGCTGTTCCAGAAGGACCAGCAGGACGTCGTCCGCGTGTTCATCCTGCCGCCGAGCATCGCCGAACTCGAACGCCGTTTGCGCAGCCGCAATACCGATCCCGAAGAGGTGATTGCCGCACGCATGGAGCGCGCCCGCGCCGAGATCAGC
This genomic window from Qipengyuania sp. HL-TH1 contains:
- the gmk gene encoding guanylate kinase, which codes for MAESTLQSATLARRGLMFILSSPSGAGKTTISRMLLGSDDEIKLSVSVTTRPPRAGEVDGVHYYFVDDAEFDRMVEEDDFYEWAHVFGHRYGTPKGRIRNALKEGQDFLFDIDWQGTQQLFQKDQQDVVRVFILPPSIAELERRLRSRNTDPEEVIAARMERARAEISHWDAYDYVVINEDVDSCFDKVSEILDAERMKRQRQTGLIPFVRELMA